From Etheostoma cragini isolate CJK2018 chromosome 1, CSU_Ecrag_1.0, whole genome shotgun sequence, a single genomic window includes:
- the bdnf gene encoding brain-derived neurotrophic factor isoform X5: MTILFLTMVISYFSCMRAAPLRDAPGMRGHRTEGYLGAAAAARGHGTPQSGGGPGQRGELPSLTDTFEQVIEELLEVEGEAAQLGQGADKSQGGGGPSSVVTTETKDVDLYDSRVMISNQVPLEPPLLFLLEEYKNYLDAANMSMRVRRHSDPSRRGELSVCDSISQWVTAVDKKTAIDMSGQTVTVMEKVPVPNGQLKQYFYETKCNPMGYTKEGCRGIDKRHYNSQCRTTQSYVRALTMDSKKKIAWRFIRIDTSCVCTLTIKRGR; this comes from the coding sequence ATGACCATCCTGTTCCTTACTATGGTTATTTCATACTTCAGTTGCATGAGAGCTGCGCCCCTGAGAGACGCCCCGGGCATGCGGGGCCATCGGACGGAAGGCTACTTGGGCGCTGCTGCGGCCGCACGAGGCCATGGGACTCCACAGAGTGGTGGTGGGCCAGGCCAGCGTGGGGAACTGCCCTCACTCACAGACACGTTTGAGCAGGTGATAGAGGAGCTGCTGGAGGTGGAGGGAGAGGCAGCACAGCTGGGACAGGGGGCTGATAAGAGCCAGGGAGGTGGGGGCCCGTCCTCTGTGGTTACCACAGAGACCAAGGATGTCGACCTGTACGACTCGCGGGTGATGATCAGCAACCAAGTGCCTTTGGAGCCACCGTTGCTCTTTCTTCTGGAGGAATACAAAAACTATCTGGATGCCGCTAATATGTCCATGAGGGTGCGGCGACACTCCGATCCCTCGCGGCGTGgagagctcagtgtgtgtgacagtaTTAGCCAGTGGGTGACAGCTGTGGATAAAAAGACGGCAATAGACATGTCTGGGCAGACAGTTACCGTCATGGAAAAGGTCCCTGTTCCCAACGGCCAACTGAAGCAATACTTTTATGAGACCAAATGCAACCCCATGGGGTACACAAAGGAGGGCTGCAGAGGAATAGACAAGCGGCATTACAATTCCCAATGCAGGACAACCCAGTCCTACGTGCGAGCACTTACCATGGATAGCAAAAAGAAGATTGCCTGGCGGTTTATAAGGATAGACACTTCATGTGTATGCACATTGACCATTAAAAGAGGGAGAtag
- the bdnf gene encoding brain-derived neurotrophic factor isoform X3, whose amino-acid sequence MFHQVRRVMTILFLTMVISYFSCMRAAPLRDAPGMRGHRTEGYLGAAAAARGHGTPQSGGGPGQRGELPSLTDTFEQVIEELLEVEGEAAQLGQGADKSQGGGGPSSVVTTETKDVDLYDSRVMISNQVPLEPPLLFLLEEYKNYLDAANMSMRVRRHSDPSRRGELSVCDSISQWVTAVDKKTAIDMSGQTVTVMEKVPVPNGQLKQYFYETKCNPMGYTKEGCRGIDKRHYNSQCRTTQSYVRALTMDSKKKIAWRFIRIDTSCVCTLTIKRGR is encoded by the exons ATG TTCCACCAGGTTAGAAGAGTGATGACCATCCTGTTCCTTACTATGGTTATTTCATACTTCAGTTGCATGAGAGCTGCGCCCCTGAGAGACGCCCCGGGCATGCGGGGCCATCGGACGGAAGGCTACTTGGGCGCTGCTGCGGCCGCACGAGGCCATGGGACTCCACAGAGTGGTGGTGGGCCAGGCCAGCGTGGGGAACTGCCCTCACTCACAGACACGTTTGAGCAGGTGATAGAGGAGCTGCTGGAGGTGGAGGGAGAGGCAGCACAGCTGGGACAGGGGGCTGATAAGAGCCAGGGAGGTGGGGGCCCGTCCTCTGTGGTTACCACAGAGACCAAGGATGTCGACCTGTACGACTCGCGGGTGATGATCAGCAACCAAGTGCCTTTGGAGCCACCGTTGCTCTTTCTTCTGGAGGAATACAAAAACTATCTGGATGCCGCTAATATGTCCATGAGGGTGCGGCGACACTCCGATCCCTCGCGGCGTGgagagctcagtgtgtgtgacagtaTTAGCCAGTGGGTGACAGCTGTGGATAAAAAGACGGCAATAGACATGTCTGGGCAGACAGTTACCGTCATGGAAAAGGTCCCTGTTCCCAACGGCCAACTGAAGCAATACTTTTATGAGACCAAATGCAACCCCATGGGGTACACAAAGGAGGGCTGCAGAGGAATAGACAAGCGGCATTACAATTCCCAATGCAGGACAACCCAGTCCTACGTGCGAGCACTTACCATGGATAGCAAAAAGAAGATTGCCTGGCGGTTTATAAGGATAGACACTTCATGTGTATGCACATTGACCATTAAAAGAGGGAGAtag
- the bdnf gene encoding brain-derived neurotrophic factor isoform X2: MVCFTTGQQKFHQVRRVMTILFLTMVISYFSCMRAAPLRDAPGMRGHRTEGYLGAAAAARGHGTPQSGGGPGQRGELPSLTDTFEQVIEELLEVEGEAAQLGQGADKSQGGGGPSSVVTTETKDVDLYDSRVMISNQVPLEPPLLFLLEEYKNYLDAANMSMRVRRHSDPSRRGELSVCDSISQWVTAVDKKTAIDMSGQTVTVMEKVPVPNGQLKQYFYETKCNPMGYTKEGCRGIDKRHYNSQCRTTQSYVRALTMDSKKKIAWRFIRIDTSCVCTLTIKRGR; this comes from the exons ATGGTCTGTTTTACGACTGGGCAGCAAAAG TTCCACCAGGTTAGAAGAGTGATGACCATCCTGTTCCTTACTATGGTTATTTCATACTTCAGTTGCATGAGAGCTGCGCCCCTGAGAGACGCCCCGGGCATGCGGGGCCATCGGACGGAAGGCTACTTGGGCGCTGCTGCGGCCGCACGAGGCCATGGGACTCCACAGAGTGGTGGTGGGCCAGGCCAGCGTGGGGAACTGCCCTCACTCACAGACACGTTTGAGCAGGTGATAGAGGAGCTGCTGGAGGTGGAGGGAGAGGCAGCACAGCTGGGACAGGGGGCTGATAAGAGCCAGGGAGGTGGGGGCCCGTCCTCTGTGGTTACCACAGAGACCAAGGATGTCGACCTGTACGACTCGCGGGTGATGATCAGCAACCAAGTGCCTTTGGAGCCACCGTTGCTCTTTCTTCTGGAGGAATACAAAAACTATCTGGATGCCGCTAATATGTCCATGAGGGTGCGGCGACACTCCGATCCCTCGCGGCGTGgagagctcagtgtgtgtgacagtaTTAGCCAGTGGGTGACAGCTGTGGATAAAAAGACGGCAATAGACATGTCTGGGCAGACAGTTACCGTCATGGAAAAGGTCCCTGTTCCCAACGGCCAACTGAAGCAATACTTTTATGAGACCAAATGCAACCCCATGGGGTACACAAAGGAGGGCTGCAGAGGAATAGACAAGCGGCATTACAATTCCCAATGCAGGACAACCCAGTCCTACGTGCGAGCACTTACCATGGATAGCAAAAAGAAGATTGCCTGGCGGTTTATAAGGATAGACACTTCATGTGTATGCACATTGACCATTAAAAGAGGGAGAtag
- the bdnf gene encoding brain-derived neurotrophic factor isoform X1 — translation MTRINFFLLYLTGKKRSTEFDNFHQVRRVMTILFLTMVISYFSCMRAAPLRDAPGMRGHRTEGYLGAAAAARGHGTPQSGGGPGQRGELPSLTDTFEQVIEELLEVEGEAAQLGQGADKSQGGGGPSSVVTTETKDVDLYDSRVMISNQVPLEPPLLFLLEEYKNYLDAANMSMRVRRHSDPSRRGELSVCDSISQWVTAVDKKTAIDMSGQTVTVMEKVPVPNGQLKQYFYETKCNPMGYTKEGCRGIDKRHYNSQCRTTQSYVRALTMDSKKKIAWRFIRIDTSCVCTLTIKRGR, via the exons ATGACGCGGATTaacttttttctgttgtatCTGACTGGGAAAAAACGCAGCACAGAATTTGACAAT TTCCACCAGGTTAGAAGAGTGATGACCATCCTGTTCCTTACTATGGTTATTTCATACTTCAGTTGCATGAGAGCTGCGCCCCTGAGAGACGCCCCGGGCATGCGGGGCCATCGGACGGAAGGCTACTTGGGCGCTGCTGCGGCCGCACGAGGCCATGGGACTCCACAGAGTGGTGGTGGGCCAGGCCAGCGTGGGGAACTGCCCTCACTCACAGACACGTTTGAGCAGGTGATAGAGGAGCTGCTGGAGGTGGAGGGAGAGGCAGCACAGCTGGGACAGGGGGCTGATAAGAGCCAGGGAGGTGGGGGCCCGTCCTCTGTGGTTACCACAGAGACCAAGGATGTCGACCTGTACGACTCGCGGGTGATGATCAGCAACCAAGTGCCTTTGGAGCCACCGTTGCTCTTTCTTCTGGAGGAATACAAAAACTATCTGGATGCCGCTAATATGTCCATGAGGGTGCGGCGACACTCCGATCCCTCGCGGCGTGgagagctcagtgtgtgtgacagtaTTAGCCAGTGGGTGACAGCTGTGGATAAAAAGACGGCAATAGACATGTCTGGGCAGACAGTTACCGTCATGGAAAAGGTCCCTGTTCCCAACGGCCAACTGAAGCAATACTTTTATGAGACCAAATGCAACCCCATGGGGTACACAAAGGAGGGCTGCAGAGGAATAGACAAGCGGCATTACAATTCCCAATGCAGGACAACCCAGTCCTACGTGCGAGCACTTACCATGGATAGCAAAAAGAAGATTGCCTGGCGGTTTATAAGGATAGACACTTCATGTGTATGCACATTGACCATTAAAAGAGGGAGAtag